The following coding sequences are from one Schizosaccharomyces osmophilus chromosome 1, complete sequence window:
- a CDS encoding hsp16-like protein, whose product MSLQPFFDLYPFQDGLSDFLSYSPRVQRQNRVGDLSPAIDVHEGKDTVEVDVELPGVKKQDVQVHYDEGKLTISGESVNERKSESDKGNQRWSERRFGSFSRTITIPNKVDADRIEAQFNHGILSVVLPKIEESRSKKQITIN is encoded by the coding sequence ATGTCTCTTCAACCTTTCTTCGATTTATACCCATTTCAAGACGGTCTTTCTGACTTTTTGAGTTATTCTCCTCGTGTCCAACGCCAGAATCGTGTTGGTGACTTGTCACCTGCCATTGATGTTCACGAAGGCAAAGATACCGTCGAAGTGGATGTAGAACTTCCTGGTgtcaaaaagcaagacgTACAAGTTCATTACGACGAAGGAAAACTTACCATTTCTGGTGAATCTGTGAATGAGCGCAAGAGTGAAAGCGACAAgggaaaccaaagatggTCGGAACGTCGCTTTGGTTCCTTCTCCCGAACAATCACCATTCCAAACAAGGTAGATGCCGATCGTATTGAAGCTCAATTCAACCACGGTATTTTAAGCGTTGTCTTGCCCAAGATTGAGGAATCTCGCtccaaaaagcaaattacTATTAATTAA
- a CDS encoding hexose transporter Ght5: protein MAKIIVIVMLVFVSMAGWMNGADTGSISGVTHMRDFQSKFADHYDQKTDSYSYSSARQSLITGMINVGSFTGCFLSAPLADAVGKRYSIFIWCIVYLIGVIVQMTASSSWIQIVIAKVWTGFAVGATSVIAPGYQSEVAPASMRGAIVTTYQLFITAGIFVAACINMGTHNYKHHKSASWRVSMGMNLLWGLITLIGITFLPESPRYLIAIGKDQEALKIMSKNNDLPSDHEAIQAEYHLIKSDCQVELAGGPVKWHEIFGKDIRFRTSLGFAVMSFQQLTGANYYFYYCTQVFKNSGISSPYSAACILDGVNLFCTFFAMFVLDHFGRRLPLIVGGIWQSVCFFIYSAVGDKALTRDDGSSNQHAGAVLIAFSCFFVASFAVTWAPAAYVIVGESYPVRYRSKCAALATSGNWLFDFLVSFFTPYITNIIGFKYGYVFAVSNLIGSVIIFLFAHETKGLTLEEVNLVYSSNLKPWRSRPKELGGYSKDQQEAMEKANTGVCGESFDHYEYTPNTISPTESSLFHKKDEQLNNEKE from the coding sequence ATGGCAAAGATTATTGTTATCGTAATGCTAGTTTTTGTGTCAATGGCCGGCTGGATGAACGGTGCTGACACTGGCTCTATTTCTGGTGTTACTCATATGCGTGATTTTCAATCCAAATTTGCCGATCACTATGATCAAAAGACAGATAGCTATTCTTACTCTTCGGCTCGCCAGAGTCTCATTACTGGCATGATCAACGTTGGGTCGTTTACTGGTTGCTTCCTGTCGGCTCCGTTAGCAGACGCTGTTGGAAAACGTTATTCGATATTTATTTGGTGCATTGTTTACCTTATTGGAGTCATTGTGCAAATGACTGCTTCTTCCTCATGGATTCAGATTGTCATTGCTAAAGTTTGGACTGGCTTTGCAGTCGGCGCTACGTCGGTGATTGCCCCAGGATACCAATCTGAAGTTGCTCCAGCTTCCATGCGTGGAGCTATTGTTACAACTTACCAATTGTTTATTACGGCTGGTATTTTCGTTGCTGCTTGTATCAACATGGGTACGCATAATTACAAGCATCACAAGTCAGCTTCATGGAGAGTTTCCATGGGAATGAATTTGTTGTGGGGTCTCATCACCTTGATTGGAATTACTTTTCTCCCCGAGTCTCCCCGGTATTTGATAGCTATTGGTAAGGATCAAGAGGCTTTAAAAATTATGAGTAAAAATAACGATCTTCCATCAGACCATGAAGCAATTCAAGCTGAATATCATTTGATTAAATCCGATTGCCAAGTCGAATTGGCTGGTGGACCAGTGAAATGGCATGagatttttggaaaagacaTTCGTTTTCGTACGTCCCTCGGATTTGCTGTCATGTCTTTTCAGCAACTCACAGGCGCCAactattatttttattattgcACCCAAGTCTTTAAAAACAGTGGAATAAGTTCACCCTACTCTGCGGCTTGTATCTTAGATGGGGTTAATCTTTTCTGTACTTTTTTTGCTATGTTTGTACTTGACCATTTCGGACGCCGTTTGCCTTTGATAGTGGGAGGTATTTGGCAGtctgtttgtttctttatttattctgCAGTCGGTGATAAGGCTTTGACCCGTGACGATGGAAGTTCCAACCAACACGCAGGTGCGGTACTAATTGcattttcttgcttttttgttgcCAGTTTTGCTGTAACATGGGCTCCGGCTGCATACGTTATTGTTGGTGAGTCCTATCCTGTGCGTTACCGCTCAAAGTGCGCCGCACTTGCTACCTCTGGAAACTGGCTTTTTGACTTCttagtttcatttttcacTCCATACATTACCAATATAATTGGCTTTAAATATGGATACGTCTTTGCAGTTTCTAATTTGATCGGTTCAGTTATCATCTTTCTCTTTGCCCATGAGACAAAAGGTCTCACTTTAGAAGAAGTCAATCTTGTTTACTCTTCAAACTTGAAGCCATGGCGCTCACGTCCAAAAGAGCTTGGTGGTTACTCAAAGGACCAGCAAGAAGcaatggaaaaagcaaatactGGTGTATGTGGGGAATCCTTCGACCACTATGAGTATACTCCTAATACTATATCTCCTACCGagtcttctttatttcataaaaaagatgagCAATTGAACAACGAGAAAGAATAG
- a CDS encoding D-2-hydroxyglutarate dehydrogenase — protein MFTESWFRFWAVSHHVVGFGHIGNGNLHLNVATKQLDKNVEKDFELWVFERVAALQGSISSEQGLGFLKRAYIGYSKTP, from the exons ATGTTTACCGAAAGTTGGTTCCG CTTCTGGGCAGTCAGTCATCACGTCGTAGGGTTCGGCCATATAGGTAATGGAAACTTGCATTTGAACGTTGCTACAAAGCAGCTTGATAAGAACGtcgaaaaagattttgaactTTGGGTATTTGAACGGGTTGCTGCTCTTCAAggttcaatttcatctgAGCAAGGGCTTGGTTTTCTGAAAAGAGCGTATATTGGGTACTCCAAAACACCTTAa
- a CDS encoding HHE domain-containing protein, which translates to MSTTISKVVFNDHTELQNYYNYIRSSKDADSAIRWRNQFVWELARYLVGEEIVVYPKLTKYLGESGHAMAEKNRKEHQLIKEHLYKLQSMKPAEQEFVPTLDTIMIHLQKHIEEEENVEYPQLENEMGAEKSHHLAKTFERTKMLVPTYSHPSAPNKPPFETIVGLFATPIDTLRDLLRKWP; encoded by the coding sequence ATGTCTACAACGATATCAAAGGTTGTTTTCAACGATCATACAGAATTGCAGAATTATTACAATTATATAAGATCATCAAAGGATGCTGACAGCGCAATACGCTGGCGAAATCAATTTGTATGGGAGCTGGCCCGATACTTAGTAGGAGAGGAAATAGTCGTTTATCCTAAACTCACTAAATACCTTGGGGAATCTGGACATGCGATGGCGGAAAAGAATCGAAAAGAGCATCAATTAATAAAGGAACACCTATACAAGTTGCAGTCAATGAAGCCAGCCGAGCAAGAGTTCGTTCCGACGCTGGATACTATCATGATCCATCTTCAGAAGCATATTGAAGAGGAGGAAAATGTTGAATATCCTCaacttgaaaatgaaatgggAGCTGAAAAGTCTCATCATTTAGCCAAGACTTTCGAGAGAACAAAGATGCTAGTACCTACTTACAGTCATCCATCGGCTCCGAACAAACCCCCATTTGAAACAATCGTCGGACTTTTTGCAACACCTATTGACACTTTGAGAGATTTGTTGAGAAAGTGGCCttga
- a CDS encoding SNO4 protein-like: MTLNNTKKVLLGTTISETGQCMFDDLSMTNMALGKLEKQVLDDKDDDFWTCLKNAKAAKEVNPNELTIN, translated from the exons ATGACCTTAAACAATACCAAGAAAGTGCTGTTGGGTACCACTA TATCGGAGACAGGGCAGTGCATGTTTGATGATCTTTCCATGACGAATATGGCATTAGGAAAGTTGGAGAAGCAAGTTCTCGATGATAAGGATGATGACTTTTGGACTTGCTTGAAAAATGCTAAAGCTGCTAAAGAGGTCAACCCTAACGAGTTAACTATTAATTAA
- a CDS encoding D-lactate dehydrogenase has protein sequence MEAVLPDGTILNNLVHVRKDKTGLNIKQLFTGGEGSRSRNVALLDLPCHEDGLKSYYIAKYHLSEILSAFELMDETSQRFVDAHSSLSHSLKGEHPFYVLVETQRSSKGHDFEKLK, from the exons ATGGAGGCTGTACTACCCGATGGTACCATATTAAACAATCTGGTTCATGTACGTAAAGATAAGACTGGCTTAAATATTAAGCAGCTTTTCACCGGAGGTGAAGG GTCCCGTTCAAGGAACGTTGCCTTATTGGATCTACCGTGCCATGAAGATGGTTTGAAATCCTATTATATCGCTAAATACCATCTCTCAGAAATCCTTTCTGCATTTGAATTAATGGACGAAACTTCGCAACGGTTTGTGGATGCTCACAGTTCGCTGTCTCATTCTCTGAAAGGAGAACACCCGTTTTATGTTCTCGTTGAAACTCAAAGATCCAGTAAAGGACATGATTTTGAGAAGCTCAAATAG
- the say1 gene encoding ER sterol deacetylase Say1 gives MMSFPFFLRLITLPFVWIWTAILYVTVGTRFREQEAFQKSFSLNLFAMSYTHLSSGATLKDFKYIDGGKSLFGILEKKENKFNPSKSLPSYGEVFTRKDTEKNIPDSAWLAKHPQEMGKEDSVIVYLHGGMLCHSISPVQPPSILLIDYSLVPEGTTYPTPTLECFNVYDKLVSLGYKKILLVGDSAGGYLSLSLLHQLSERSKTSKVVWPHGVALVSPWLDLTSAKKIKSYISNADKDVITFENLQRFGKAYTRRNEKLYSLPLTNINLNSDDFWSELPPFKKGNFLIVVGKDEILRDSILEWCLENSSLGKKFPERIMIENKGIHDGLFVTETSMLLRKYITFEEWSQKFGVNALYNFIKEMDDNLS, from the exons ATGATgtcttttccattctttttgcgGTTGATTACCCTTCCGTTTGTATGGATTTGGACAGCTATTTTGTATGTAACCGTGGGGACAAGATTTCGAGAACAAGaagcatttcaaaaaagcttttctcTGAATTTGTTTGCTATGAGCTATACGCATCTAAGTAGTGGGGCGACGTTGAAAGATTTTAAATACATCGATGGGGGAAAGAGTTTGTTTGGTATactagaaaaaaaggagaacaAATTCAATCCTTCTAAAAGTCTTCCTAGCTATGGAGAAGTATTCACTCGAAAAGAtactgaaaaaaatatcccCGATTCCGCATGGCTTGCTAAACATCCTCAAGAAATGGGTAAAGAGGACTCCGTTATTGTCTATCTTCATGGCGGAATGTTGTGCCATTCTATTTCACCGGTTCAG CCTCCTTCTATATTGCTTATTGATTATTCTTTGGTACCTGAAGGAACGACCTATCCAACACCAACTTTAGAATGCTTTAATGTTTATGACAAGTTGGTTTCCCTTGGATACAAGAAAATACTTCTAGTCGGTGATTCTGCTGGTGGTTATCTCTCGTTGTCATTACTTCACCAATTAAGCGAAAGGTCCAAAACAAGCAAAGTAGTCTGGCCTCATGGTGTAGCGTTAGTTTCGCCTTGGTTGGATTTGACCAGtgccaaaaaaataaagtcCTATATAAGTAACGCTGATAAAGATGTGATtacctttgaaaatttgcaaagatttggaaaagcatATACGCGACGAAATGAGAAATTATACTCCCTGCCTCTGACGAATATAAACTTGAATTCTGATGATTTTTGGTCAGAACTTCCaccttttaaaaaaggcaaCTTTTTGATAGTGGTTGGTAAGGACGAGATTTTAAGAGACAGTATTTTGGAATGGTGCCTCGAAAACTCATCGCTAGGTAAAAAGTTTCCTGAAAGGATAATGATCGAAAACAAGGGCATTCATGACGGTTTGTTCGTTACAGAAACTTCTATGCTCTTGAGGAAATATATAACTTTTGAGGAATGGTCTCAAAAGTTTGGAGTGAATGCACTGTataattttataaaagaaatggaCGATAACCTAAGTTAA
- a CDS encoding transmembrane transporter — protein sequence MVKKFLSFHSDVSDYHRDAIADLQSWDPYNPKEWPLKIKVRNVIVISTMTFLNQFGSSIFAPSIPRIAEQFLSSTTVVTLGSTLYSIGILFGTLIFAPFSEQFGRRPIYLLGYSLFALMQIPIALSVNIEMFLIFRFFSGMFGSVGISNGSGSLADLFEKKDRGKYMIIYFTLLSLGPGVAPIISGFITQSSIGWRWEFWILLMLSAVVVLSAFLFLKETFPPILNRKKLERTGKLGENEIVAKRLTGTELLKKWVVLLSMRKPLHMLVTQPILICVAFTVGTVFGILQLVFMAFSQAWERLYNFNVGISGLMYVSISVGLLIAVFIALPINQKFYIYLLKQHGGESEPEFRLPMGILGCLLFEIGILIFGWTANYKVFWFVPLIGSTLLGAGSVMTSNPLNMYIVDTYGIYSASASAAVKVLQLAFGGTFPLFAESLFLRLGYGWGCTLLAFIFLACSVSIPLLFLHGEKIRKLKTFDLARY from the coding sequence ATggtaaaaaaattcttgtCCTTTCACTCAGACGTGTCCGATTACCATAGAGACGCTATTGCGGATTTACAATCGTGGGATCCATACAACCCAAAAGAATGGCCGTTAAAAATCAAGGTTAGGAACGTGATTGTTATTTCAACAATGACTTTTCTGAACCAATTTGGATCAAGTATTTTCGCACCCAGTATCCCCAGAATTGCAgaacaatttctttcttcaactaCGGTTGTTACGCTTGGTTCAACCCTTTATTCTATCGGCATCTTATTTGGAACATTGATTTTTGCACCATTTAGTGAacaatttggaagaagaccGATTTACTTATTAGGATATTCCTTGTTCGCATTAATGCAAATTCCTATTGCATTGTCGGTTAACatagaaatgtttttaatttttcgatttttttctggTATGTTTGGTTCGGTGGGTATTTCCAACGGATCAGGATCCCTTGCAGAtcttttcgaaaagaaagatcGGGGTAAATATATGATTATTTACTTTACGCTCCTTTCATTAGGACCGGGCGTTGCACCAATTATTTCTGGATTTATTACCCAAAGCTCAATTGGTTGGCGCTGGgaattttggattttgttGATGCTTTCAGCTGTTGTAGTGCTGTCcgctttcctttttttgaaagagacCTTTCCACCTATACTCAATCGTAAAAAGCTCGAACGGACTGGTAAACTTGGAGAGAATGAAATAGTTGCGAAACGCCTTACTGGTACTGAactcttgaaaaaatggGTTGTATTATTAAGCATGAGGAAGCCGCTTCATATGCTTGTAACACAACCAATCCTAATCTGTGTTGCATTCACGGTAGGCACCGTTTTCGGGATTTTACAACTGGTCTTCATGGCTTTTTCTCAAGCATGGGAAAGATTATACAACTTCAACGTGGGTATCAGTGGACTAATGTATGTTTCTATATCTGTGGGCCTTTTAATCGCTGTATTTATAGCCTTACcaataaaccaaaagttttatatttacttACTAAAACAGCATGGCGGTGAAAGTGAACCCGAATTCCGATTACCAATGGGCATTCTTGGAtgccttctttttgaaattggtATATTGATTTTTGGCTGGACTGCAAATTACAAAGTATTTTGGTTTGTACCTTTGATAGGCTCAACGCTCCTTGGCGCTGGATCTGTTATGACTTCAAATCCCTTAAACATGTATATCGTGGATACTTATGGTATTTACTCTGCTAGCGCATCAGCAGCAGTGAAAGTTTTACAGCTCGCATTTGGCGGCACATTCCCATTGTTCGCAGAATCTTTATTCCTTCGTCTTGGATATGGATGGGGCTGTACGCTActtgctttcatttttttagCTTGTAGCGTAAGTATTCCACTTTTATTCCTTCACGGAGAGAAAATTCGcaaattgaaaacttttgatTTAGCCAGATACTAA
- the amf1 gene encoding plasma membrane ammonium transmembrane transporter Amf1 — MNSPSAEVPSLKAGGKPPVSNPPMSLVHELLFVFMTASAQLMTQAGLGQTIAPSHIIGKAFGTTNGGQLSWFPASYSLTVGTFILIAGRLGDMYGHKNMFMFGYAWYSLWSLISGFSVYAKSAIMYDVCRALTGIAPAFLLPNALAILGRVYPPGKRKQWAFCMFGATAPNGFLLGAVFSGIFAQLAWWPWAYWCTCIVCFFFCLASYFIIPDIQEDTNQEKASEKQHFDYLGSFFGIAGLVLINFAWNQGPVVGWQIPYVYVLLIVGFLSLLVFLYVEHKTIQPLLPPDALNGEIGFILVCIAAGWACFGIWIYYLWNFFEVMRNSTPLLTVAQMAPVGISGCVAAATTGKLMSRFRPIVCMIISMVAFTVGSILLATAPIHQTYWAQTFVATIVTPWGMDMSFPAATLVISDFVSKENQGIAASLVSTVVNYSISIGLGIAGTIEVHLNHKGTNILRGYRSAWYMGIGFGGLGVGVSLIAAVFIFTKASRRGPDVENLGVTNDDKKSDFSV, encoded by the coding sequence ATGAATAGTCCAAGCGCTGAGGTGCCTTCTCTCAAAGCAGGTGGGAAACCACCGGTTAGCAACCCGCCAATGTCGTTAGTTCATGAGTTACTATTTGTATTTATGACTGCCAGTGCTCAGCTCATGACTCAAGCTGGTTTGGGCCAAACAATCGCACCAAGTCACATTATCGGAAAAGCATTTGGGACAACTAATGGCGGTCAATTGAGTTGGTTTCCGGCTTCTTACAGCTTGACAGTGGGCACGTTTATTCTTATTGCCGGAAGACTTGGTGATATGTACGGTCATAAGAATATGTTTATGTTCGGGTATGCATGGTATAGCTTATGGTCGTTGATATCTGGATTTAGTGTCTACGCCAAGTCTGCAATTATGTACGACGTTTGTCGTGCACTTACGGGAATTGCTCCTGCGTTTTTGCTACCCAATGCATTGGCCATCCTTGGTAGGGTTTATCCTCCTGGAAAACGAAAGCAATGGGCTTTTTGTATGTTTGGAGCTACAGCACCGAatggatttcttttaggTGCTGTTTTCTCTGGAATTTTTGCACAGTTGGCTTGGTGGCCCTGGGCCTATTGGTGCACATGTATTgtctgcttttttttctgtttagCAAGCTATTTCATTATTCCAGATATTCAAGAAGATACAAATCAAGAGAAAGCTTCAGAAAAGCAGCACTTCGATTATCTTGGGTCGTTCTTTGGTATTGCCGGTTTGGTACTTATTAATTTTGCATGGAATCAGGGCCCAGTCGTTGGTTGGCAAATACCATACGTGTATGTTTTGTTGATTGTTGGGTTTTTATCACtccttgtttttttatatgtTGAACATAAAACGATCCAACCCCTTCTACCTCCTGATGCGTTAAACGGGGAGATTGGATTTATCCTTGTATGTATAGCCGCCGGTTGGGCTTGTTTTGGAATATGGATTTACTACTTGTGGAACTTTTTCGAAGTGATGCGAAATAGTACTCCTTTGTTAACTGTCGCTCAAATGGCGCCCGTTGGTATAAGTGGCTGTGTTGCTGCAGCCACAACAGGGAAGTTAATGTCTCGGTTTAGACCTATTGTTTGTATGATTATCTCTATGGTTGCGTTTACCGTTGGTTCAATTTTGCTAGCGACGGCCCCTATCCATCAAACCTACTGGGCACAAACCTTTGTTGCTACTATCGTAACTCCTTGGGGTATGGATATGAGTTTTCCAGCCGCAACTTTGGTAATTAgtgattttgtttcaaaggaaaatcAAGGCATTGCTGCGTCTCTTGTGAGTACCGTTGTAAATTATTCTATCTCGATAGGCCTCGGTATTGCTGGCACCATTGAAGTACATCTTAACCATAAAGGAACGAATATTTTGAGGGGATACCGAAGTGCTTGGTACATGGGAATTGGATTTGGTGGCCTTGGTGTCGGAGTATCCTTGATTGCAGCtgtctttattttcacAAAAGCTAGTCGACGAGGACCCGATGTTGAAAACTTGGGTGTAACGAATGACGATAAGAAAAGTGATTTTTCGGTTTGA